In Archangium violaceum, the following are encoded in one genomic region:
- a CDS encoding kelch repeat-containing protein, translated as MRIRFLPLLCLTALFGWACGASSDPLESPEAEELASTSDALLGANITCDYPEVGILTNGYQKCTAVLVAPDMILSTAGCIDYATDEDGSTPYTFKINTYGATCGTTAQYFQVKRVHSFVASDADNYATNFKNDVAIAQLTRAVPSQLASPMNFHIGSMPALGTTATDIGHGARDSANCAIKASDLKKGSVSISIDSMIWENVRDSVSPFTGASCGGDAGGPVFTGPNRNIFWVNAAGNGEASWYGEVWRLAPQADSVMESWSCPLGVWWDGSSVTKDERYPYAHVCGADLQNYECDPTLRNWKSLGGQCGNTSCQCAGGIALGGVAIDPARTTCGSTMCGTDQSVYQCTATGWQAVSGSHCGDGLWNGAAHLSKARSGHAATLMPSGKVLVTGGAGTSGAMTFTETYDPATGTWSATGALAQARTRHTSTMLPNGKVLVSGGTGPSGSLASAELYTPSTDTWAATGSLTQARHDHLATLLPNGKVLVSGGTGPSGSLASAELYTPTTGTWAATGSLNFARVGHTATLLNNGKVLVVGGSSSSTLATAELYDPATGAWTATGALAQARHHHTATVLSSGKVLVTGGYDASNSSIATAELYDPATGFWSTTGSLDQVRDSHTATLLPDGKVLVAGGQGAGGAFLTSTELYDPATGTWSETASLSQGRYAHSATLLPDGRVLVVGGENSPDPLISAELYGKGVGTWATTGSMVQARRGHTATPLNNGKVLVAGGQGTGGAFLTSAELYDPATGSWSMTGSFTGARYSHTATQLTNGKVLIAGGYATASGRLATAQVYDPANGAWSATGSFSLPRYLHTATLLLDGRVLIVGGSGASGALNSAQLYNPATGTWSATGSLAAARYYHSATLLPDGKVLVTGGTNGTTANTTAELYNPATGTWTSTATAARYIHTATLLQDGKVLVTGGSNGSIILTTAQLRDPATGAWSTTGPLTTARYAHSATLLPGGMVLIAGGRNTSVTFSSAELYNPVTGTSTATGSLAQLRRGHTATILPSGKVLVVGGENQDGGYLANAELY; from the coding sequence ATGAGAATCCGATTCCTTCCACTGCTCTGCCTCACGGCCCTGTTTGGATGGGCCTGTGGGGCCTCGAGCGACCCCCTCGAGTCCCCCGAGGCCGAGGAGCTCGCGTCCACGAGCGATGCGCTGCTCGGAGCCAACATCACCTGTGACTACCCCGAGGTGGGGATCCTCACCAATGGCTACCAGAAATGTACCGCCGTGCTCGTCGCGCCGGACATGATCCTCTCCACCGCGGGATGCATCGACTACGCGACGGATGAGGACGGCTCGACCCCCTACACCTTCAAGATCAACACCTATGGCGCGACGTGCGGCACCACGGCGCAATACTTCCAGGTCAAGCGCGTCCACTCGTTCGTCGCCTCGGATGCCGACAACTACGCCACGAACTTCAAGAACGACGTCGCCATCGCCCAGCTGACGCGGGCCGTTCCCTCCCAGCTGGCGTCACCGATGAACTTCCATATCGGCTCCATGCCCGCCCTGGGCACCACCGCCACCGACATCGGCCATGGAGCGCGAGACAGTGCCAACTGCGCCATCAAGGCCTCGGACTTGAAGAAGGGGTCTGTCTCCATCTCGATCGACAGCATGATCTGGGAGAACGTCCGCGACAGCGTGTCCCCCTTCACTGGCGCGAGCTGTGGAGGTGACGCGGGCGGCCCCGTGTTCACCGGCCCCAACCGGAACATCTTCTGGGTGAATGCCGCCGGCAATGGCGAGGCGAGCTGGTATGGCGAGGTCTGGCGGCTGGCGCCGCAGGCCGACAGCGTGATGGAGAGCTGGTCCTGTCCGCTGGGCGTCTGGTGGGATGGGAGCTCCGTCACCAAGGACGAGCGCTACCCCTACGCACACGTGTGTGGGGCGGACCTGCAGAACTACGAGTGCGATCCCACCCTGCGCAACTGGAAATCGCTCGGTGGGCAGTGTGGCAACACGAGCTGCCAGTGCGCGGGAGGAATTGCCCTGGGCGGCGTGGCGATCGACCCGGCTCGCACGACGTGCGGCTCCACGATGTGCGGCACGGACCAGTCCGTCTACCAGTGCACCGCGACAGGTTGGCAGGCCGTCTCCGGGAGCCACTGCGGTGACGGGTTGTGGAATGGGGCGGCACATCTCTCCAAGGCCAGGAGTGGCCATGCGGCGACGTTGATGCCCTCGGGCAAGGTGCTCGTGACGGGCGGGGCTGGCACCAGCGGAGCCATGACCTTCACCGAGACGTATGACCCGGCCACCGGCACCTGGTCCGCGACGGGCGCGCTCGCGCAGGCTCGCACCCGTCACACGTCGACGATGCTCCCCAATGGCAAGGTGCTCGTGTCGGGTGGAACGGGCCCCAGCGGCTCCCTCGCCAGCGCCGAGCTGTACACGCCTTCCACCGACACGTGGGCGGCCACGGGTTCGCTCACCCAGGCGCGCCACGATCATCTCGCGACGCTGCTCCCCAATGGCAAGGTGCTCGTGTCGGGCGGAACGGGCCCCAGTGGCTCCCTCGCCAGCGCCGAGCTGTACACTCCCACCACTGGCACCTGGGCCGCGACGGGCTCGCTCAATTTCGCGCGCGTTGGCCACACGGCGACGCTGTTGAACAATGGCAAGGTGCTCGTGGTGGGAGGCAGCTCCAGCAGCACGCTCGCCACCGCCGAGCTGTATGACCCGGCCACGGGTGCATGGACCGCCACCGGCGCTCTGGCCCAGGCCCGCCACCATCACACGGCGACGGTGCTGTCCTCGGGCAAGGTGCTCGTGACGGGCGGGTATGACGCTTCCAACAGCTCCATCGCCACCGCCGAGCTGTACGATCCGGCCACGGGCTTCTGGTCCACCACCGGCTCGCTGGACCAGGTCCGCGACAGCCACACGGCCACGCTGCTGCCCGATGGCAAGGTGCTCGTCGCGGGCGGCCAGGGCGCCGGCGGAGCCTTCCTCACCAGCACCGAGCTGTACGACCCGGCCACCGGCACCTGGAGCGAGACCGCCTCGCTCTCCCAGGGACGCTACGCCCACTCGGCCACGTTGCTGCCCGATGGCCGGGTGCTCGTCGTGGGCGGAGAGAATTCCCCGGACCCTCTCATCAGCGCCGAGCTGTATGGCAAGGGCGTTGGCACCTGGGCCACCACGGGCTCGATGGTCCAGGCCCGTCGCGGCCATACCGCCACGCCGCTGAACAATGGCAAGGTGCTCGTGGCGGGTGGACAGGGCACTGGCGGAGCCTTCCTCACCAGCGCCGAGCTGTACGACCCGGCCACGGGCAGCTGGTCCATGACCGGCTCCTTCACGGGCGCGCGCTACTCCCATACGGCGACGCAACTGACCAATGGCAAGGTGCTCATCGCGGGTGGCTATGCGACCGCCTCGGGCCGGCTCGCCACCGCCCAGGTGTATGACCCGGCCAACGGCGCGTGGTCCGCCACCGGCTCCTTCTCCCTGCCCCGCTACCTCCACACGGCCACCCTGCTGCTCGATGGCAGGGTTCTGATCGTGGGCGGAAGTGGCGCCAGCGGAGCGCTCAACAGTGCCCAGCTGTACAACCCGGCCACCGGCACCTGGTCCGCCACCGGCTCGCTGGCGGCGGCCCGCTACTACCACTCAGCGACCTTGCTCCCGGATGGCAAGGTGCTCGTCACGGGGGGAACCAATGGCACCACCGCCAACACCACCGCCGAGCTGTACAACCCCGCCACCGGCACCTGGACGTCCACGGCCACCGCGGCCCGCTACATCCACACGGCGACCTTGCTGCAGGATGGCAAGGTGCTCGTCACGGGCGGCAGCAACGGCAGCATCATCCTCACCACTGCCCAGCTGCGTGACCCGGCCACCGGCGCCTGGTCCACCACCGGCCCGCTGACGACGGCCCGCTACGCCCACTCGGCGACGCTGCTGCCCGGTGGCATGGTGCTCATCGCGGGCGGGAGGAACACCAGCGTCACCTTCTCCAGCGCAGAGCTGTACAACCCCGTCACGGGCACCTCGACCGCCACCGGCTCGCTGGCACAGCTCCGCCGTGGCCATACGGCCACGATTCTGCCCTCGGGCAAGGTGCTGGTGGTAGGCGGCGAGAATCAGGACGGCGGCTACCTCGCCAACGCCGAGCTGTACTGA
- a CDS encoding WD40/YVTN/BNR-like repeat-containing protein: MAVLRGSIALDHLPLDFRQLDRFLGIPRRDKGGNTPDALSGLIIDGDVKVKGAVVNAEMDFGPFLLVRGDLHARDVACGGSEVRVEGALTLSGALFGFYNHGSIVVEGPTRAACVLTEEHAIRLQGGLVSPVVPGGKFLEVSGKAVPEDPLALRLLAPELFNWSSWVGLGPAGQKASKAEGESELAFIKLERELILDAIAEGRALVRGKRAFKAPPPKTRTPIDHWRANVHFLDGVCVRADLAGFAVCHTSRWRDAEFGRLYGCSTTQGWGATSMPGGAPISLCYFIDADKQRSWRVLLNDGVVVVVSGGALSRIDVLNAPAPLHRIRSVADGLVVCGDDLVVYASSGKTWNRLEAGLPQGTTGAFRDIAGHSLRDLTAVGTGGLVMHFDGESWHSLKAPTQVELHAVATTKEGIAVVGDQGTLLVRGAEGRWKTFQTGDKAPLVGVAVLGDRLFVASRLDILELEGDTLKPVETGLTPSFGGGRLHACDGVMWCIGLTDLARFDGSTWERITCPDQHITQNQKPTTAQPPPGAIHLEGLV; encoded by the coding sequence GTGGCTGTCCTTCGCGGCTCCATCGCGCTCGACCACCTTCCGCTCGACTTCCGACAGCTCGATCGGTTCCTGGGTATTCCGCGCCGTGACAAAGGCGGGAACACCCCGGACGCGCTGAGCGGGCTGATCATCGACGGCGACGTGAAGGTGAAGGGCGCGGTCGTGAATGCCGAGATGGACTTCGGCCCCTTCCTGCTCGTGCGAGGCGACCTCCATGCGCGTGACGTCGCCTGCGGCGGCAGCGAGGTGCGGGTGGAAGGCGCGCTGACGCTGTCGGGCGCGTTGTTCGGCTTCTACAACCACGGGTCCATCGTCGTGGAAGGGCCGACGCGGGCGGCATGCGTCCTGACGGAGGAGCACGCGATTCGCCTCCAGGGAGGGCTCGTCTCGCCCGTCGTCCCCGGGGGAAAATTCCTCGAGGTGTCCGGCAAGGCCGTGCCCGAGGATCCGCTGGCGCTCCGGCTGCTTGCCCCGGAGCTGTTCAACTGGTCCTCATGGGTTGGCCTCGGGCCCGCTGGCCAGAAAGCGTCGAAAGCCGAAGGTGAATCAGAGCTCGCCTTCATCAAGCTCGAGCGGGAGCTCATTCTCGATGCCATTGCCGAGGGCCGCGCGCTGGTGCGGGGAAAGCGGGCGTTCAAGGCACCTCCGCCAAAGACGCGGACGCCCATCGACCACTGGCGTGCGAACGTGCACTTCCTCGACGGCGTCTGCGTGCGAGCCGACCTCGCGGGCTTCGCCGTGTGCCACACCTCGCGGTGGCGCGACGCGGAGTTCGGTCGCCTCTACGGTTGCTCGACCACGCAGGGGTGGGGGGCGACGTCGATGCCAGGCGGGGCTCCGATTTCCCTGTGCTACTTCATCGACGCCGACAAACAGCGCTCGTGGCGTGTTCTGCTCAACGACGGTGTCGTCGTCGTGGTCAGCGGCGGAGCGCTCTCCCGGATCGATGTGCTCAACGCTCCCGCGCCCCTGCACCGCATCCGCTCGGTGGCGGATGGCCTCGTCGTGTGTGGCGATGACCTCGTCGTCTATGCCTCGTCGGGCAAGACCTGGAACCGCCTGGAGGCGGGGCTGCCACAGGGGACCACGGGAGCTTTCAGGGACATCGCCGGCCACTCCCTCCGCGACCTGACCGCCGTGGGAACCGGCGGGTTGGTGATGCACTTCGATGGCGAGTCGTGGCACTCCCTGAAGGCCCCGACCCAGGTCGAGCTGCACGCGGTGGCGACCACGAAGGAGGGGATTGCCGTCGTCGGGGACCAGGGGACGCTCCTCGTTCGCGGAGCGGAAGGCCGCTGGAAGACATTCCAGACCGGAGACAAGGCACCGCTGGTCGGCGTCGCGGTGCTCGGTGACCGCCTCTTCGTTGCTTCCCGGCTCGACATCCTCGAGCTCGAGGGCGACACGTTGAAGCCTGTCGAGACCGGACTGACGCCTTCTTTTGGCGGTGGCCGGCTGCACGCGTGTGACGGCGTGATGTGGTGCATCGGGTTGACCGACCTCGCCCGCTTCGACGGCTCGACCTGGGAACGAATCACCTGCCCCGATCAACACATCACACAGAATCAGAAACCCACCACCGCGCAGCCTCCGCCGGGGGCGATCCACCTGGAAGGGCTGGTCTGA
- a CDS encoding carbohydrate-binding protein → MLLGALACAPEGGPASAPDADPSLDVRERQLPLRLNAQGITAGSYTQVYVATNANDGNPSTYWEGAANAYPNWIRVDLGSANSVNQLVLKLPTTWGARTQTFSVLKSTDDVTYTQVLAPATYTFSPSANTVTVNFTATSARYVKLNFTANSGATGGQLSEFEVYGPGSTTSRSALTQLAASSHDSQSGIQLESSSEGGQNVAFIDDGDYIAFNNLDFGGGATSFEARVASAGAGGNIEVRLDSLTGTLAGTCAVPNTGGWQTWITRTCTVSSVSGVHTLYLKFTGTGTGGLFNLNWFKFSAATASGGDVVGKLFAGYQGWFNAAGDGSPNNGWVHWSKNSSAPTANSNVNFELYPDLREYTKLYPTNLANLGNGQPARLFSSYDPETVNKHFEWMQTYNIDGAALQRFGADESDTPNGWKTNRDSVAVKVKNAAEAYGRKFYVMYDITGMNASNWANAVKHDWTAQVVNTLHLTSSSAYARQNGKIVVCIWGIGFTDRPGTAAEAAELISWFKGQGAYVIGGVPTYWRTGVNDSKAGFENVYKSLDMLSPWFVGRFGGLDGADHYMTNQWQPDLAYTQQYGIAYQPVIWPGFSWANLANGPRNQIPRLHGDFMWRQAYDLKSLGSSTAYVAMFDEYDEGTAIAKGAENSSMLPTNQYFLSLDADGVAVSSDFYLRLVGDINRLFKGQIPLTPSHPTSHQ, encoded by the coding sequence TTGTTGTTGGGAGCCCTCGCCTGTGCGCCCGAGGGCGGCCCGGCCTCCGCCCCTGACGCGGACCCATCCCTGGACGTGCGGGAGCGTCAGCTTCCGTTGCGGCTCAACGCGCAAGGAATCACGGCGGGCAGCTACACCCAGGTCTACGTCGCGACGAACGCGAACGACGGAAATCCATCCACCTATTGGGAGGGGGCCGCCAACGCCTATCCCAATTGGATCCGGGTCGATCTGGGCAGCGCGAACAGCGTCAATCAGCTGGTCCTCAAGCTTCCGACGACCTGGGGGGCCCGGACGCAGACCTTCTCCGTTCTCAAGAGCACCGACGACGTCACCTATACCCAGGTGCTCGCCCCCGCCACCTACACGTTCAGCCCGAGTGCCAACACCGTTACCGTGAACTTCACGGCGACCAGCGCGCGGTACGTGAAGCTGAACTTCACGGCCAACTCGGGCGCCACGGGCGGCCAGCTCTCCGAATTCGAGGTGTATGGCCCTGGCTCCACCACCTCCCGTTCCGCGCTCACCCAGCTGGCGGCCTCGAGCCATGACAGCCAGTCAGGCATCCAACTGGAGTCGTCCAGCGAAGGCGGACAGAACGTCGCCTTCATCGACGATGGCGACTACATCGCGTTCAACAACCTGGACTTCGGTGGCGGCGCGACGAGCTTCGAGGCCAGGGTCGCCAGCGCTGGGGCCGGGGGCAACATCGAGGTGCGGCTCGACAGCCTGACGGGGACGCTCGCGGGGACCTGTGCGGTCCCGAATACGGGGGGTTGGCAGACCTGGATCACACGGACCTGCACCGTCAGCAGCGTGAGTGGCGTGCACACCCTGTATCTGAAGTTCACCGGGACCGGGACGGGAGGGCTCTTCAACCTGAACTGGTTCAAGTTCTCGGCGGCGACGGCCAGCGGCGGAGACGTCGTCGGCAAGCTGTTCGCGGGGTATCAGGGCTGGTTCAACGCGGCCGGCGATGGCTCTCCGAACAACGGCTGGGTGCACTGGTCGAAGAACAGCAGCGCGCCGACCGCCAACTCCAATGTCAACTTCGAGCTCTACCCGGACCTGCGCGAGTACACCAAACTGTACCCGACCAACCTGGCGAACCTGGGCAATGGACAGCCCGCCCGGCTCTTCTCGTCCTATGATCCGGAGACCGTCAACAAGCACTTCGAGTGGATGCAGACCTACAACATCGACGGGGCCGCCCTGCAGCGGTTCGGCGCCGACGAGAGCGACACCCCGAACGGCTGGAAGACCAACCGGGACAGCGTCGCGGTGAAGGTGAAGAACGCGGCGGAGGCCTACGGCCGGAAGTTCTATGTCATGTATGACATCACCGGAATGAACGCCAGCAATTGGGCGAACGCGGTCAAGCATGACTGGACGGCCCAGGTGGTCAATACCTTGCACCTGACTTCCTCCTCCGCCTACGCCCGGCAGAACGGGAAGATCGTCGTCTGCATCTGGGGAATCGGCTTCACGGATCGGCCCGGAACGGCCGCCGAGGCCGCGGAGCTCATCAGCTGGTTCAAGGGCCAGGGTGCCTATGTCATCGGCGGCGTCCCCACCTACTGGCGGACGGGCGTGAACGACTCGAAGGCGGGATTCGAGAATGTCTACAAGTCCCTGGACATGCTCTCGCCGTGGTTCGTCGGCCGCTTCGGTGGACTCGACGGCGCGGACCACTACATGACGAACCAGTGGCAGCCGGACCTGGCCTACACGCAGCAGTATGGAATCGCCTACCAGCCCGTCATCTGGCCGGGCTTCTCCTGGGCCAATCTGGCCAACGGGCCTCGCAACCAGATCCCCAGGCTCCACGGCGACTTCATGTGGCGGCAGGCCTATGACCTCAAGAGCCTGGGCAGCTCGACCGCCTACGTGGCCATGTTCGACGAGTACGATGAGGGCACGGCCATCGCCAAGGGCGCCGAGAACAGCTCGATGCTTCCCACCAATCAGTACTTCCTGAGCCTGGACGCGGATGGCGTCGCCGTGTCCTCGGACTTCTATCTACGGCTGGTGGGCGACATCAACCGGCTGTTCAAGGGACAGATCCCGCTGACCCCCAGCCACCCCACGAGTCACCAGTAG
- a CDS encoding tetratricopeptide repeat protein, with protein MQFKLPRPLWALALLLPLACKDPDTLSVQTQAQRFQAKLEEGRNQLANGQPEQAAKAFSEASGLQPDSAEALLLLAEARRREGNSQASILALKQAMSLNPAEAPVIKRRIAESHERDGRLSEAIAVLLELRDADELGDVDILKLAHLQTLEGQHQEAFQTLERIQRERPDDVDAKVVEAEILLAKGDEVLATKLMDRLLEEQPGLTAARVLRARYFLQSGYAEYAEQDLAQVQGEDATQPEFVALKARVLSSLGRHADADVVLTGAVARYPQNADLLARLAETKLLQGQQTEALSLVERALKVQPDTARAFYVRARARESQGDVRQAKENYGYALDANPRFAPALSRMWRLHQQDGEQDRALIAVERLVDLGEASLEEKVALADLYAKTRTKLDRGLKLIGEALKQDPANPEFLDIQKELKKALPRKKASGPVIIRGSRR; from the coding sequence ATGCAATTCAAACTTCCTCGCCCGCTCTGGGCCCTGGCTCTCCTGCTCCCGCTCGCCTGCAAGGATCCGGACACCCTGTCCGTCCAGACCCAGGCCCAACGTTTCCAGGCCAAGCTGGAGGAGGGGCGCAATCAGTTGGCCAATGGGCAACCCGAGCAGGCCGCGAAGGCCTTCAGCGAGGCCTCGGGTCTTCAGCCCGACAGCGCCGAGGCCCTGCTCCTGCTCGCCGAGGCCCGGCGCCGGGAGGGCAACTCCCAGGCGTCCATCCTGGCGCTCAAGCAGGCCATGTCCCTCAACCCCGCCGAGGCGCCCGTCATCAAGCGGCGGATCGCCGAGAGCCACGAGCGGGATGGACGCCTCTCCGAGGCCATCGCCGTCCTGCTGGAGCTGCGGGACGCGGACGAGCTCGGGGACGTGGACATCCTCAAGCTGGCCCACCTGCAGACACTGGAGGGCCAGCACCAGGAGGCCTTCCAGACGCTGGAGCGCATCCAGCGCGAGCGCCCCGATGACGTGGACGCCAAGGTGGTGGAGGCGGAGATCCTCCTGGCCAAGGGCGACGAGGTGCTCGCCACGAAGTTGATGGACCGGCTCCTGGAGGAGCAGCCGGGGCTCACGGCGGCGCGGGTGCTTCGTGCGCGCTACTTCCTCCAGAGCGGCTACGCGGAGTACGCCGAGCAGGACCTGGCCCAGGTGCAGGGCGAGGATGCTACTCAGCCCGAGTTCGTCGCGCTGAAGGCGCGGGTGCTCTCCTCGCTGGGCCGCCATGCGGACGCGGATGTGGTGCTCACGGGCGCGGTGGCCCGGTATCCGCAGAACGCGGATCTGCTCGCGCGGCTGGCCGAGACGAAGCTGCTCCAGGGTCAGCAAACCGAGGCCCTGTCGCTGGTGGAGCGGGCGCTGAAGGTACAGCCGGACACCGCCCGCGCCTTCTATGTCCGCGCCCGGGCGCGGGAGTCCCAGGGGGACGTGCGGCAGGCGAAGGAGAACTACGGCTATGCCCTTGATGCCAACCCCCGCTTCGCCCCGGCGCTGTCGCGGATGTGGCGCCTGCACCAGCAGGACGGGGAGCAGGACCGGGCCCTGATCGCCGTGGAGCGGCTCGTCGACCTGGGTGAGGCCTCGCTGGAGGAGAAGGTGGCGCTCGCCGACCTGTACGCGAAGACGCGGACGAAGCTCGACCGGGGCCTGAAGCTCATCGGCGAGGCGCTGAAGCAGGACCCGGCCAATCCCGAGTTCCTGGACATCCAGAAGGAGCTGAAGAAGGCGCTGCCCAGAAAGAAGGCGTCCGGCCCCGTCATCATCCGGGGCTCGCGCCGGTAG
- a CDS encoding class I SAM-dependent DNA methyltransferase, whose amino-acid sequence MKPSPIDWRARLEACGFEGAEHVPPSYGAQVLWSWREPLAAEAALREQLDQQPEDKDSLKTLISILGETGRAEEIPLLRRHLHELRCRDLRVPEAAREDVITYLEAAETGAPPPERMADAHVAALFDVYAPSFDDSLRGFLAYRAPERLMDAVRVALEGRRDLDVLDLGCGTGLAGPLLRPLARRLEGIDLSTGMLDKARDRGVYDTLRAGEITAELASATARHDLIVAVDVLVYFGALERLFEQVVPRLAPRGLFAFTVEKGTEPGYRLQPSARYVHHLDYLRGCARGAGLRPVLEQEATLRRQAGQPVTGHVVVLTAA is encoded by the coding sequence ATGAAGCCCTCCCCCATCGATTGGCGTGCACGGCTGGAGGCCTGTGGATTCGAGGGGGCCGAGCACGTGCCACCCTCCTACGGGGCCCAGGTGCTGTGGTCCTGGCGGGAGCCGCTGGCGGCGGAGGCGGCGCTGCGCGAGCAGCTCGACCAACAGCCCGAGGACAAGGACTCGCTGAAGACGCTGATCTCCATCCTGGGCGAGACCGGGCGCGCCGAGGAGATTCCCCTGCTCCGCCGCCACCTGCACGAGCTGCGCTGTCGCGACCTGCGTGTCCCCGAGGCGGCGCGGGAGGACGTCATCACCTACCTGGAGGCTGCCGAGACCGGGGCGCCACCGCCGGAGCGCATGGCGGACGCGCACGTCGCCGCGCTGTTCGACGTCTACGCTCCGAGCTTCGATGACAGCCTGCGGGGCTTCCTCGCCTACCGCGCACCCGAACGGCTCATGGACGCGGTCCGGGTGGCGCTCGAGGGACGGCGAGACCTCGACGTGCTCGACCTGGGCTGTGGCACGGGACTGGCCGGTCCGCTCCTGCGGCCCCTGGCTCGCCGGCTGGAGGGCATCGACCTGTCGACGGGCATGCTGGACAAGGCACGCGATCGCGGGGTGTACGACACACTGCGGGCCGGGGAGATCACCGCGGAGCTTGCCTCCGCCACGGCGCGGCATGATCTCATCGTCGCCGTGGACGTGCTGGTCTACTTCGGCGCGCTGGAGCGGCTCTTCGAGCAGGTCGTCCCGAGGCTCGCCCCCCGAGGTCTGTTCGCGTTCACCGTGGAGAAGGGCACCGAGCCGGGATACCGGCTCCAGCCGAGCGCGCGCTACGTCCACCACCTCGACTATCTCCGAGGCTGCGCCCGGGGCGCGGGCCTGCGCCCGGTGCTCGAGCAGGAGGCCACCCTGCGCAGACAGGCGGGCCAGCCCGTCACCGGCCACGTGGTGGTGCTGACCGCGGCCTGA
- a CDS encoding SDR family NAD(P)-dependent oxidoreductase — protein sequence MTGASSGIGRELAMILAREGYALVLVARRTEPMHALAQQLEKAHGVPSVVVGADLGSPEGVRTVMREVSTRQLDLEVLVNNAGFGLAGGFEVLPAEQQLGMIDLNIRALTALTREVLPGMLARRRGYVLNVSSSAAFQPGPLMSVYYASKAYVQSFSNALHEEMRGRGVTVTALCPGYTETEFAARAAEHQRPRLFSGPLGSLDARQVAELGYRAMVRGRAVVVPGFTNRLGAWLMPFTPLAVKLRITRYLNASGA from the coding sequence GTGACGGGAGCCTCTAGTGGCATCGGCCGGGAGCTGGCGATGATCCTGGCGCGGGAGGGCTACGCGCTGGTGCTGGTGGCCCGGCGCACGGAGCCCATGCACGCGCTCGCGCAGCAGCTCGAGAAGGCCCATGGGGTGCCCTCGGTGGTGGTGGGCGCGGATCTCGGCTCGCCCGAGGGCGTGCGGACGGTGATGCGCGAGGTGTCGACGCGTCAGCTCGACCTCGAGGTGCTGGTGAACAACGCCGGCTTCGGGCTGGCGGGTGGCTTCGAGGTCCTGCCGGCCGAGCAGCAGCTGGGGATGATCGACCTCAACATCCGGGCGCTCACCGCGCTCACCCGGGAGGTGCTCCCGGGGATGCTGGCGAGGCGGCGCGGGTACGTGCTCAACGTGTCCTCGTCGGCGGCCTTCCAGCCCGGCCCGCTCATGTCCGTGTACTACGCGAGCAAGGCGTACGTGCAGTCCTTCTCCAACGCGCTCCACGAGGAGATGCGGGGCCGAGGGGTGACGGTGACGGCGCTGTGCCCCGGCTACACCGAGACGGAGTTCGCCGCGCGGGCGGCGGAGCACCAGCGTCCCCGGCTCTTCAGCGGACCGCTGGGCAGCCTCGATGCCCGCCAGGTCGCCGAGCTGGGCTATCGCGCGATGGTGCGGGGTCGGGCGGTGGTGGTGCCCGGGTTCACCAACCGCCTGGGGGCGTGGCTCATGCCCTTCACCCCACTGGCGGTGAAGCTGCGCATCACCCGCTACCTGAACGCGAGCGGAGCCTGA
- the rd gene encoding rubredoxin, producing MKKRYRCITCSYIYDPALGDPDSGIAPGTAFEDIPDSWYCPDCGATKADFELFEE from the coding sequence ATGAAGAAGCGCTACCGCTGCATCACCTGCTCGTACATCTACGACCCCGCCCTGGGTGATCCCGACTCCGGCATCGCGCCGGGCACCGCCTTCGAGGACATTCCGGACTCCTGGTACTGCCCCGACTGTGGAGCGACCAAGGCCGACTTCGAGCTTTTCGAGGAGTAG
- a CDS encoding DUF2378 family protein has protein sequence MMPALATRKEPVIFSQVVEALFKHTIKERLDPDARRRLKAIGIDLDQPLLVAYSVPTWFAAIRVCAELLYPDIPSEQARYQLGRRQVDGYGHTTMGRAVYSMLRMLGWQRSLTRIPRGLQSGTNFLTARTRFLALGDLEVTFEVLPEFHAALGPQSGIDPYFMNGTMDAMMELVGAPLTGGELQPIEPGSQHVVYVLRRKA, from the coding sequence ATGATGCCCGCGCTCGCGACCCGGAAGGAACCCGTCATCTTCAGTCAGGTGGTGGAGGCCCTCTTCAAGCACACCATCAAGGAGCGGCTCGACCCGGACGCCCGCAGGCGGCTCAAGGCCATCGGCATCGACCTGGACCAGCCACTGCTGGTCGCCTACTCCGTCCCCACCTGGTTCGCGGCCATCCGGGTCTGCGCCGAGCTCCTCTACCCGGACATCCCCAGCGAACAGGCCCGCTATCAGCTCGGCCGCCGGCAGGTGGACGGCTACGGACACACCACCATGGGCCGGGCCGTGTACTCGATGCTGCGGATGCTCGGCTGGCAACGCTCGCTGACGCGCATCCCTCGCGGGCTCCAGTCGGGAACCAACTTCCTGACGGCCCGGACCCGCTTCCTGGCCCTCGGCGACCTCGAGGTGACCTTCGAGGTCCTCCCTGAGTTCCATGCCGCCCTCGGGCCTCAGTCCGGCATCGACCCGTACTTCATGAACGGCACCATGGACGCGATGATGGAGCTGGTCGGCGCGCCACTCACGGGCGGCGAGCTACAGCCCATCGAGCCCGGCTCGCAGCACGTCGTCTACGTGCTGCGCCGCAAGGCCTGA